The Paenarthrobacter aurescens region TGACAATGAACCTGGTGGATGAGGTTGTTGTGGTGCGTGACGGGGCTGTGGTGGAGCAGTGGACTGTCGCGGCGCGGGGGCGGAACAACTGACGGCTGCGGGTTCCTGCGGAGGGTGCGCTAACGGCCGCCGGGACCTTTGGGCCCCTCTGACTAGCGGGGAACCATGTGCTGGGATATCAGGCCGGAAGCATCCCGCAGGTCGATGGTGCCCGCGGCGACATCAACAACGAGTTCGAAGCCCTGATCCGTGGTGAAGTCATGTCGATGTCCATGCACCCAAAGCAGTAGCACCATGAGAGTCCACGCGGTTCGCTTATTGCCGTCCAGAAGTGGGCAAAGCCGGGCGACGGACTCGAGCAGCGCGGCCGCCTCCACAGCGAGATCTGGATAAGTTTTCTGCGCCCCTCACGGTGGTGGCCGGTCCGGCGAGGGCCGAGGCTAACAAGCCAACATCCCGGATATGGAAGCCGAGCCGGTCAACAACCTGGAGTGCGTCCTCAATGTCCAAATATGCGCTCACGCGTCCTCAAGACGCGTCAGCAGTACAGCATCATGGCCCAGGACAAAATCAAGGCCTTGACTGATTTCGCGTCGGCGCGCGTGCCGTTGCAGAACCAACTCGGCGCCTTCCCACTGGCTCAATGGCGATGGATCACAAGAACAGCCCGCACCACGGACACCTACCCCAACGCAGGAGCGCGAGACAATCCTCGAAAAGCCTCTTTTCGTTCAGCCGCAGTCAAGCGCAGGGCAATCGTTCCCGCCGAGGCTAAATGAATGGCAGAAGACCGTAGACGGCAAGAAGAGCCCGAACTATTTGTATTCCGGAAAAGAGCCGCTGGTGAGGTTCGCGGGCTTGTATGAGTTCTGGCCGGATCCGGAACTGTCCGAGGATGACCCGGCACGATGGCTGCTCACTGTACAGTGCCCATCACAACGACGCAGGACGCGCTGGGCCACGTCCACGATGGCTCTCCGGTCATCATCCCGGAGGACCATTTCGCCGAGTGGCTGAACCCGGATCTCACAGATAAGGCTGATGTTCAGCACCTGATCAAATCGCTGCCAAAGCCAATGCTGACACCGAGGATTGTGAGTTCGCGGGTGTTCAGTGTGCGGAACAACGGACCTGAGTTGATTGAATCTGAAAAAATATGATCGAAGGGAAGAGGGGAATTCGCTGTCGCGAGTTCCGGCACCTTTCTTTTCCGCCAAGCCAGAAGGTAGTCCCAGTTGCTTGCGACGCCTTTGGACGCCGAACGGACGGAAAAATTAGTGATTTGAATTTTGTGATTAGCGTCACGTTCCGCTGTGTGCACGCACTTAGGAGGTGTAAGAGCAAGACTAATCCATCTCATTGGGGGATAAAATGCGATTCGTTCGCAAATCCGCAATAATTTCGACAGTTGTTTTGACAGCCATGATGGGCATGGGGGCGGGTGCCGCTAGTGCCGTTGACGGCGAGAGTAGCTCATCAGGCAGCATTGTCTACGTGGGAGAAGGTACCGCAGGGCCAACGGTTGATTCCGGCGAAGTCATTACGCTTGAAAACAGCCGTAAACTAAGTGATGGCGAAGTCCGGAGCTTGTACAGCGTCAAGGACATGGTCGAGCATGGGAAGAACCTGGGAGAAATCAAGAAATACTACCCCGCGACCACGGGGGGCAGATCTCAAAGTCATCAAGCGAGATTTCACGACAACTCCAGAGTTGCTAATCACCAACCCGATTTGCAACAATGTGGATTTCTTCAGCATCGTTCGTGATTTTGATGAAAAGGAATACTGCTTTGCCAACTCTGGGAGCATGTCCTTCTACATGCCGAATATTTATAAGATTTGCCCAGGGAATAATCAGGGGTACGTCAGCTACACTCCAGCCAGTGGCGGGTACTACACCAGCTCTGTGGTGGGTCCTGTAATCCCGGGGACCACCTGCTTCTTCTTCGGCATGAACGTCACAGTGACGGGCGTAACGATTTACTAGTGATCTCATAACCTGCAACGGAAAGAAACGCGGCACCTGGATGTTGATATTCAAGGTGCCGCGTTTATCTGTGAAGTCGCTGATTTGGTGGCGAAGTATCCAATAGTAGTTGGCACTCAGCTGGCCAATTTCGCGTGTCCTAAGGTGCTCTTTGGGGCAATTGGAGACTCCCAGCTAAGGTTTAGCCAGCGAACTTAGTGCCATCTTCGAGGGTGTAGATGACGCGACCCTTTTCATCGACCGGGAAGCTGTCAATGACTTTGTCGGTTGCTGTGTCGATAATGACGACAGAGCTGGCAGGCCAGGTCGGGTCCGGTGCAACTTGATATGTGGAATCTGAAGCTAATGTCTGTTGGCCGGCGTCAGCCTTCGCCCGGTTGAAGTAGTCCACGATCGTTCCGGTGTTGGTATTCACGGCCACCACATCCGGGGGACCAAGGGGGCTTCCATCGAGCGGAGTTGAGTTCCACCAACCCATATACCCGCCGATGTGGGCTTCTGCCATCGAGGCCCTCAATTGAGACCCGGGATCCTGCGGCGTCGTGGCGTTGGCTTGGACGCTTACTGCGACGGCACCAGCAAGCACTACCGCCGTGCCGAGTGTTCCTAGGACGAGTTTCATGTTTTTCTCCTTGGTAATCTGCGACAGGAGGTTCCCACCGCGATGTGTGAGGTCGTAAAACCTCGATGCCGCGGATGAACATGCAGCGCCAAACAGCAAGGAGGCGGTTGATATCCCGACGCTTGGACCATCCAGGAGGTCAGCTCTCCACTGTTCTTCCCGAAGTGGCCGAATCCTTGCGGGCGTCAAAGCAAGGCACGCCGCAATTACTGCCTCCGTGTACTTCATACAGCGCTCCATCCGCCTTCATTGAAAGCAGGTGTTGGTCGTACAGCAGATGACGCCTTTGATCTTTGCGCTCTCACAAAGTCCCGCGCCAAAGGGCGCGCGTCGGCAAGGAGGCGGTAGTAGCGCCGTCGGGGTCCTTTGCGTTCCTCCGATGTTTCCCATTCCCCTTGGACCCAGCCGGCGGCTTCGAGACGCTCCAGGATGGGGTATACCGTGCCTGGCTTTTTGCCGGTATCCTTGACGATCTGCAGCCCCCACACGCTGTCCGCTGACAAGAGCGATTCGAGGACAAGCGCAGTAGCGGGCGTGACCCGTCCCAAGTTCTTCATGAGATTAATCTAACTATATAGATTTAGAAGTCAAGTCGGCGTTCGTTACTCCAAACCTGTGAGTCCGATCATCGCGGGACAAAGGACGATTACTATCTCACTCCAAGAAGCTCTCGCGGCGCCACAGCCTGAGGAGCGCAGTGAGCCTCGAACCCGGGCGTAAATCGCACACCTAACCCAACGCCGGAATCCCCTCCAGCAGGGTGTGGAACTCCCGGTTGTGGTAAATCAGCGGAGCTGAACCTGACGGGGTAGCCCGAATCTCCAGGACCCTGGCTGCCAGCAGCACGGAACCGCCCAGCGGCGCCCGGTGGATGATTTCGCACCGCAGCGCCCAAGCGGCTTCCGTGAGGAGGGGCTCGCCTGTGGGGAGCAGCTCCCACTCCATCCCATCAGTGAATCGTGGCGCGCCGGGGTCCGCGAAAGTCCGGGCGAGATCCAGGTGGTCTGCGCCGATGAGGTGGACCACGATCGTTTGCGCGGCTGCGATGTGCGAGGCCGAGCGGCCGCCGGTGACAGAGAACGCGAGCGTGGGTGGATCCACGGCCACCGATGCCACCGAGGAGGCCGTCAACCCCACTGCTCCCTCCGGGCCCATTGCGGTGACAATGGAGACCCCTGCCGGATGAGCGCGAAACGCGGCCTTGAAGAGTTCGCCGACTGGTTCGGATGGCAGGGACTTGGGGTGGGTCATCAATGCACTTTCATGGGACTGGCGAGGGACGGCGGCCTTGGCAGGGGCACACCTCATTGATGCTAGAACCTCAACATTGGTTGAGGTCAATTCCTCGGAAACTGACCCCTCGTTGAGACGATTTGGAAACGTAGCCGAAACTTCCGCTCCCTACGCTGAACTCAATCTGTCCAAGCGCCCGGCGTCCAAGGAGTAACCATGCATCTTTTGCCCCGTGAGCAGGAGAAACTCATGATCGTGGTGGCCGCCGATCTCGCCAGGCGCCGGCAAGGACGGGGCCTCAAGCTGAACTATCCCGAAGCCGTGGCAGTCATCAGCTACGAGCTGATTGAAGGTGCCCGCGATGGCAGGACGGTTGCGGAACTCATGAGCTACGGAACCACCCTGCTCAGCCGCGACGACGTGATGGAAGGCGTTCCGGAGATGATCCACGACGTCCAAATCGAGGCCACGTTTCCGGATGGCACCAAACTCGTCACCGTCCACAACCCCATCCGATAGGAGCCCCCATGATCCCCGGCGAATACAGGCTCCAGCCCGGATCCATCGCATGCAACAGCGGCCGTGAGGCAACCGCCGTCGAGGTGGTGAACCGTGGCGACCGTCCCGTCCAGGTGGGCTCGCACTATCACTTCGCCGAGGCCAATGCCGCTTTGGAATTCGATCGCGAGGCCGCGTTCGGCCGCCGCCTTGATATCCCCGCGGGCACGGCCGCGCGTTTCGAGCCCGGCGACAGGAAAACAGTCTGGCTGATTGAGCTCGCGGGCACGCGCGAGGTTTTCGGGCTCAGTAACGCAGTGAACGGAAAGCTCGACGGCGGAAGTCGCCCCGGCGCTTCTGCTTCAGAAGGAGATGGCCAGTGAGCTTCGAAATTCCCCGCAAACAGTATGCCGAGCTGTACGGTCCAACCACCGGCGACGCCATCCGTCTGGCCGATACCGAACTGTTCCTCGAAATCGAGAAGGACTGCACGGTGTACGGCGAAGAAGTGGTGTTCGGCGGTGGGAAAGTGATCCGGGACGGCATGGGTCAGAACGGCCAACTAACCCGCTCGGAAGACATCCCGGACACCGTGATCACCAACGTGATTGTGCTCGACTACAGCGGCATCTACAAGGCTGACGTTGCTTTGAAAGATGGCCACATCTTCAGAATTGGCAAGGCCGGCAACCCTCAGATCACCAGCGGCGTGGACATTGTGATCGGGTCCAGCACGGAAATCATTGCCGGTGAACGCAAAATCCTGACAGCCGGCGGCATCGATACTCATATCCACTTCATCTCGCCGGAACAGGTCCCAGCCGCCCTGTGCAATGGCATCACCACGATGGTGGGCGGGGGCACCGGCCCAGCCGAAGGAACCAAAGCCACCACCGTAACCCCCGGCGCCTGGCACATCTCCCGGATGCTGCAGGCCGCCGAAGGGCTACCGGTCAACATCGGCCTGTTCGGCAAGGGCCACGCGTCCGCCGTCGAGCCCCTCGCCGAGCAGATCCGTGCCGGTGCCGTCGGTCTCAAAGTTCATGAAGACTGGGGCTCAACCACATCGTCCATAGACATGTCCCTCCGTGTGGCCGACGAATACGACGTCCAAGTGGCCATCCACACGGACACGCTCAACGAGTGCGGCTTCGTGGAAGACACCATCCGGGCGATCAACGGGCGCGTCATCCACACCTTCCACACCGAAGGCGCAGGCGGTGGACACGCCCCGGACATCATCAAAATCGCGGGCCTGCCCAACGTGCTCCCCGCCTCCACGAACCCCACCCTTCCGTACACTAAAAACACCATTGAAGAGCACCTGGACATGCTCATGGTCTGCCACCACCTCAACCCGGACATCCCCGAAGACGTGGCCTTCGCAGACTCCCGTATCCGTGCCGAAACCATCGCTGCCGAAGACGTCCTGCACGATCTCGGCATCTTCGCCATCACCTCCTCCGACTCCCAGGCCATGGGCCGCGTAGGCGAAGTAGTGACCCGCACCTGGCAGGTAGCCGACGCCATGAAACGCCAACGCGGCATCCTGAAAGACCCCTCCGGAGCCACCCACGGGTCCGCCGAATCGGACAACTTCCGCCTCAAACGCTACGTGGCCAAATACACCATCAACGCCGCCATCGCCCAAGGCATGGCCGACGTGATCGGCTCCGTGGAAGAAGGAAAATTCGCTGACCTCGTCCTCTGGGACCCCGCCTTCTTCGGCGTGAAACCCGAGCTCGTCATCAAAGGCGGGCAGATCGCCTACGCGCTCATGGGAGACTCCAACGCCTCCATCCCCACACCGCAACCGCGCACCATGCGGCCCATGTTCGCCACGTACGGGAAGGCCCTCCAACAGACGTCCATCACATTCCTGTCCAAAGCTGCCATCGACGCCGGAGTGCCCGCCGAACTCGGCCTCGAACGCATCATCAAACCCGTCAGCGGCATCCGCAACCTCAGCAAAGCGGACCTCAAATACAACGGCGAAACCCCGGACATCGCCGTCGACCCCGAAACCTACAAAGTGACTGTCGACGGCGTCGAAGTCACCTCCCAGCCCTCCGACGTACTGCCCATGGCCCAGCGCTACTTCCTCTTCTAGGACCCACCATGATCATCGAAAAAATCCTGGGCAACCTCCACGAGGAACCCAACAACTACGCAGGCCGCCACAAAGAAAAAGTAATCCTGCCCAGCTCATTGCTGGTCAAACGCATCCAACGCGTCACCACCGACCACGGCAAAGAACTCGGCATCCGCCTCCCCGCAGGAAACGGTGACCTCCGCGACGGCGACATCCTCGCCCTGGACGACCACAACGTCATCATCATCTCCGTGCTGCCCACTGACGTCCTGGTCATAGCGCCGCGGAGCATCCACCAAATGGGCGTCGTGGCACACTCACTCGGCAACCGGCACCTGCAAGCCCAATTCTTCGACGCGGCCTCCGAGTACGGCGCTGAAGTCATGGTTTGTCAGTATGACCACACTGTTGAGGACTATCTGAAAAGCGTCGGCGTCCCCTACGACAGGCAAGAGCGGGTCATGCCGGTGCCCTTCCGCCATGCTGAGCATTCGCACTAGGGGAATGCCGGTGCTGGCTTTCGGGGGTGGCAAGCCTCCGGCGGGTGATAGGGGCCGTGCCCGCTCCGCGATGCCCTCCACACCGCGGCCCCTATCACCCGCCTCCGCTTGTTGGCCCAAGTTCCAGCGCGGTGCGCTTTGAGTGCGACATATCAGCTGGCTCTTCAACAGTTGACCGACTCCGCGTTGCCTACGGGGGCGTTTGCTCATTCTCTTGGGTTTGAGAGCTACATCGAGCGTGGGCTTGTGGGGGATGAGGGGTCTTTTGGGGAGTGGTTGCGGGCTTTTGTGGGGCAGCAGTTGGTTTATTCCGATGGGTTGGCCCTGCGGTTCTTGTATGAAGGGGTGGATGTGGGGGTGTTGGACTCCTTTCTTTCTGCGCAGTTGTTGGCTCGGGAAGTGCGGGAGGCTTCGCTCAAAATGGGTGGGCGGCTGTTGGAGATTGGCGGGGAAGTGTTCCCGTCGGGGGAGTTGGAGGAGTATCGGGATCTCGTGAGGGCGGGGTTGGCCTCTGGGCATCAGCCTTTGGCTTTTGGGGTTATTGCGCGGTCGCTAGGGGTTCCTGGTGAGATGGCACTTTCCGCCTATTTGTTTGCCACGGTGACTTCGCTGACGCAGAACGCCGTGCGGGCCATTCCATTGGGGCAGAACGCCGGGCAGCGGGTACTTCGGCAGGCGCACGACGTCGTTGCTGCCGCCGTCAAGGATGTAGCACAGCTGTGCTGGGACGACTTTGGGGCCGTCAGCCCGGGCCTCGAAATTTCACAAATGCGGCACGAACGGCAACGCGCCCGCATGTTCATGAGCTAAATCAGGAGGACGGGACACATGTCAGAACCCATCAAAATCGGCGTCGGCGGACCAGTCGGAGCAGGCAAAACCCAGCTCGTGGAACGCATCACCCGGCACATGAGTGGCGGGATTTCCATGGCCGCCATCACCAACGACATCTACACCATCGAAGACGCAAAAATCCTCGCCGCCAACGGCATCCTCCCCGAGGACCGGATCATCGGCGTCGAAACCGGCGGCTGCCCCCACACCGCCATCCGCGAAGACACCTCCATGAACACCGCAGCCATCGAGGAACTCAAGGTCAGGCACCCCGACCTCCAAGTCATCTTCGTCGAATCCGGCGGTGACAACCTCTCCGCCACCTTCAGCCCCGAACTCGTGGACTTCTCCATCTACATCATCGACGTAGCCCAAGGCGAAAAAATCCCGCGCAAAGCGGGCCAAGGCATGATCAAATCCGATCTCTTCATCATCAACAAAACCGACCTCGCACCCCACGTCGGAGCGGACCTATCAGTCATGGAACGGGACTCCAAGGAATTCCGCGGAAACAAGCCGTTCTGCTTTACGAACCTCAAAACGGACGAAGGCCTGGACGAGGTCCTCAACTGGATCCGCCGCGACGTCCTGATGCTCGACTTGGCGTCGTGATCGGCGGGGCCGCGGCGGCTACGCCGGATTTTGGGCCGTGCCCGCTTCGCGATGCCCGCCACGCCGCGGCCCAAAAATCCGGCTCCGCCGCCGCAGCGGTCGGCTCGCGTCGCGGCAGCGAGCAGCGGACGTTGCGGGCCGCACCGAGCCCTTTGGGAAAGCTGGGGCCGCACGCTGGGTTGGCTTCTTTGGAGGGGCCGGTTCGGGGGCGGTTGGAGCTTGGGGTTAGTGTGCGGGGTGGGCGGTCCGTTGCTTCTCGGCAGTTCCATGAGGGTGCGCTGCGGGTGCTCAGGCCTCATTACCTGGATGAGAGCGGGCAGGTTTGTTATGTCATGGTCAATCCGGGCGGGGCGTATTTGGGGGCGGACCTGTTCTTGATTGACGTGGAGGTTGAAGCGGGGGCGGATCTGTTGCTGACTACGCAGTCCGCTACCAAGGTGTACCGGACCCCGGGCTCGTTTGCTGAGCAGCGGATGCGCGTCCGGCTGGGGGAGGGCTCGCGGTTGGAACTGATGCCGGACCAGTTGATCGCGTACCGGGAGGCGAGCTACCGGCAGAATTCGCGCATCAGCCTCCACCCGACGTCGAGCCTTGTCATGGCGGAGGTCATCACGCCAGGGTGGTCGCCGGACGGGGCAACCTTCAAGTATGAGGAGGTCCGGCTGCGCAATGAGATCTGGATCGAGGACGCACACGATGCGAAGTTGTTGGCGCTGGACAATCTCCTGATCCGGCCACCTCTCAACGACGTCACCGGCATGGGCTTCATGGAGGGCTTCAGCCATTTGGGTTCGTTGGTGGTGGTGGACCCGAGAGTGGATCAAGGGCTTGCTGACGAACTGGACCAGATCGCCGGGAACTTTGATGCCTATACCGGGGTGTCCTTGACGGCGGCTATTGCCGGGAGCACCGGGCTTGTGCTGCGATCGTTGTCGAACAGCACTGAGGAACTCAACACATTACTGGGTGTCTGCGCCGGTGTTCTGAGGGAACGCTGGTACGGGCAGGCGCCTTTGAACCTGAGGAAGTATTGATGACTGCCATGACCGAGTTCGCCACCATGTACCGGGAGCGGGAGCAGTTGTCCCTGCGGACCCGGCTGCTGTTCACCTTTGGTGCGGTGGCCGCTTTGCACCTTGCCG contains the following coding sequences:
- the ureG gene encoding urease accessory protein UreG; this translates as MSEPIKIGVGGPVGAGKTQLVERITRHMSGGISMAAITNDIYTIEDAKILAANGILPEDRIIGVETGGCPHTAIREDTSMNTAAIEELKVRHPDLQVIFVESGGDNLSATFSPELVDFSIYIIDVAQGEKIPRKAGQGMIKSDLFIINKTDLAPHVGADLSVMERDSKEFRGNKPFCFTNLKTDEGLDEVLNWIRRDVLMLDLAS
- a CDS encoding beta/gamma crystallin domain-containing protein, with translation MGRTWEKSRNTTPRPRGADLKVIKRDFTTTPELLITNPICNNVDFFSIVRDFDEKEYCFANSGSMSFYMPNIYKICPGNNQGYVSYTPASGGYYTSSVVGPVIPGTTCFFFGMNVTVTGVTIY
- a CDS encoding flavin reductase family protein, with amino-acid sequence MTHPKSLPSEPVGELFKAAFRAHPAGVSIVTAMGPEGAVGLTASSVASVAVDPPTLAFSVTGGRSASHIAAAQTIVVHLIGADHLDLARTFADPGAPRFTDGMEWELLPTGEPLLTEAAWALRCEIIHRAPLGGSVLLAARVLEIRATPSGSAPLIYHNREFHTLLEGIPALG
- a CDS encoding urease subunit gamma, which codes for MHLLPREQEKLMIVVAADLARRRQGRGLKLNYPEAVAVISYELIEGARDGRTVAELMSYGTTLLSRDDVMEGVPEMIHDVQIEATFPDGTKLVTVHNPIR
- a CDS encoding urease accessory protein UreD — its product is MEGPVRGRLELGVSVRGGRSVASRQFHEGALRVLRPHYLDESGQVCYVMVNPGGAYLGADLFLIDVEVEAGADLLLTTQSATKVYRTPGSFAEQRMRVRLGEGSRLELMPDQLIAYREASYRQNSRISLHPTSSLVMAEVITPGWSPDGATFKYEEVRLRNEIWIEDAHDAKLLALDNLLIRPPLNDVTGMGFMEGFSHLGSLVVVDPRVDQGLADELDQIAGNFDAYTGVSLTAAIAGSTGLVLRSLSNSTEELNTLLGVCAGVLRERWYGQAPLNLRKY
- a CDS encoding SOS response-associated peptidase family protein — encoded protein: MAAHCTVPITTTQDALGHVHDGSPVIIPEDHFAEWLNPDLTDKADVQHLIKSLPKPMLTPRIVSSRVFSVRNNGPELIESEKI
- the ureC gene encoding urease subunit alpha, producing MSFEIPRKQYAELYGPTTGDAIRLADTELFLEIEKDCTVYGEEVVFGGGKVIRDGMGQNGQLTRSEDIPDTVITNVIVLDYSGIYKADVALKDGHIFRIGKAGNPQITSGVDIVIGSSTEIIAGERKILTAGGIDTHIHFISPEQVPAALCNGITTMVGGGTGPAEGTKATTVTPGAWHISRMLQAAEGLPVNIGLFGKGHASAVEPLAEQIRAGAVGLKVHEDWGSTTSSIDMSLRVADEYDVQVAIHTDTLNECGFVEDTIRAINGRVIHTFHTEGAGGGHAPDIIKIAGLPNVLPASTNPTLPYTKNTIEEHLDMLMVCHHLNPDIPEDVAFADSRIRAETIAAEDVLHDLGIFAITSSDSQAMGRVGEVVTRTWQVADAMKRQRGILKDPSGATHGSAESDNFRLKRYVAKYTINAAIAQGMADVIGSVEEGKFADLVLWDPAFFGVKPELVIKGGQIAYALMGDSNASIPTPQPRTMRPMFATYGKALQQTSITFLSKAAIDAGVPAELGLERIIKPVSGIRNLSKADLKYNGETPDIAVDPETYKVTVDGVEVTSQPSDVLPMAQRYFLF
- the ureE gene encoding urease accessory protein UreE; the protein is MIIEKILGNLHEEPNNYAGRHKEKVILPSSLLVKRIQRVTTDHGKELGIRLPAGNGDLRDGDILALDDHNVIIISVLPTDVLVIAPRSIHQMGVVAHSLGNRHLQAQFFDAASEYGAEVMVCQYDHTVEDYLKSVGVPYDRQERVMPVPFRHAEHSH
- a CDS encoding urease subunit beta, coding for MIPGEYRLQPGSIACNSGREATAVEVVNRGDRPVQVGSHYHFAEANAALEFDREAAFGRRLDIPAGTAARFEPGDRKTVWLIELAGTREVFGLSNAVNGKLDGGSRPGASASEGDGQ
- a CDS encoding PadR family transcriptional regulator yields the protein MKNLGRVTPATALVLESLLSADSVWGLQIVKDTGKKPGTVYPILERLEAAGWVQGEWETSEERKGPRRRYYRLLADARPLARDFVRAQRSKASSAVRPTPAFNEGGWSAV
- a CDS encoding urease accessory protein UreF, with the translated sequence MSATYQLALQQLTDSALPTGAFAHSLGFESYIERGLVGDEGSFGEWLRAFVGQQLVYSDGLALRFLYEGVDVGVLDSFLSAQLLAREVREASLKMGGRLLEIGGEVFPSGELEEYRDLVRAGLASGHQPLAFGVIARSLGVPGEMALSAYLFATVTSLTQNAVRAIPLGQNAGQRVLRQAHDVVAAAVKDVAQLCWDDFGAVSPGLEISQMRHERQRARMFMS